One genomic segment of Erythrobacter sp. THAF29 includes these proteins:
- a CDS encoding NAD-dependent epimerase/dehydratase family protein — MAETILVTGGTGYIGGELVDQLLAMGKTVHTTVRDKARSEPRLRVRWPDAGERLKVFQADLMDDAGWAEAVAGCDAVAHVASPFPLAVPKHKDDLVVPAREGTLRALRFAKNAGIGRFVQTSSAAAIAYGHPEKDHFDHTDWTNLDADVPPYIESKTVAERAARDWVAENAPDMVFCSVNPVAVFGPVENDDLSTSIEMVKQMCDGSIPAMPNMGISVTDIRDVVKTHVMALEAPDDVVRGERFPTATRFMWMSEMADALRKRAPELAGKVATRKMPDWVVKLLAPFVPAMKQVKSELGNVRDVSGKHTEEVLGFKFIEPEQTLEDTLRSLVDKGIVKV, encoded by the coding sequence ATGGCAGAGACAATCCTTGTTACGGGCGGGACGGGCTATATCGGCGGCGAGCTGGTCGACCAGTTGCTCGCCATGGGAAAGACGGTGCACACGACCGTCCGCGACAAGGCCAGGAGCGAACCGCGTCTGCGCGTCCGCTGGCCCGATGCCGGTGAGCGCCTCAAGGTTTTCCAGGCCGATCTGATGGACGATGCCGGTTGGGCAGAGGCGGTTGCAGGGTGCGATGCGGTCGCCCACGTCGCCTCACCGTTTCCGCTCGCCGTGCCAAAGCATAAGGACGATCTGGTTGTTCCCGCTCGCGAGGGCACATTGCGCGCCCTGAGATTCGCAAAGAATGCGGGAATCGGGCGCTTCGTACAGACCAGTTCTGCCGCCGCGATTGCCTACGGCCATCCGGAAAAGGATCACTTCGATCACACCGACTGGACCAATCTCGATGCGGACGTGCCTCCCTACATCGAGTCCAAGACCGTCGCGGAGCGTGCGGCGCGCGACTGGGTCGCCGAGAATGCGCCTGATATGGTGTTCTGTTCGGTCAATCCGGTCGCCGTGTTCGGCCCGGTCGAGAATGACGACCTCTCGACCTCGATCGAAATGGTCAAACAGATGTGCGACGGCTCGATACCGGCGATGCCGAACATGGGCATTTCGGTGACCGACATTCGCGACGTGGTGAAAACGCATGTGATGGCACTCGAAGCGCCGGACGATGTGGTCAGAGGCGAGCGCTTCCCGACCGCCACACGGTTCATGTGGATGAGCGAAATGGCAGATGCGCTGCGCAAGCGCGCGCCCGAACTGGCTGGCAAGGTCGCGACCCGGAAAATGCCCGATTGGGTGGTGAAACTGCTTGCACCCTTCGTACCGGCGATGAAACAGGTGAAGTCCGAACTCGGAAATGTCCGCGATGTATCGGGCAAGCATACCGAGGAGGTGCTCGGCTTCAAATTTATCGAGCCCGAACAGACGCTCGAGGATACGCTCAGAAGCCTTGTCGACAAAGGGATCGTCAAAGTCTGA
- a CDS encoding SDR family oxidoreductase yields MDLAGKTILLTGGTNGIGREMARQLKAKGASVVITGRNAERLTAMRGEGFEAISADLSNAAGVDTLIAEWGEREIDVLINNAGQLVDHDFRKGTPDADAADDCVYANLSAPIRLTTAFVERLKRRPETAIVNVTSGLAIAPAARQPVYCATKAGLRFYTLALREQLKDTNIRVIEALPPVVDTQMNDGNPMKKMPVEDCAAAILDAIEKDRKEANIGMTKVLRVAEGISPAFARSVTIRF; encoded by the coding sequence ATGGATCTTGCAGGTAAAACGATCCTGCTCACGGGCGGGACCAATGGAATCGGTCGGGAGATGGCGCGCCAGCTCAAGGCCAAGGGGGCGAGCGTCGTCATCACCGGTCGCAATGCCGAACGACTGACGGCGATGCGGGGTGAAGGCTTCGAGGCGATTTCTGCCGATCTTTCCAACGCAGCGGGAGTCGACACGCTGATCGCCGAATGGGGAGAGCGCGAAATCGACGTCCTGATTAACAATGCAGGACAGCTGGTCGATCACGACTTTCGCAAGGGTACGCCGGATGCCGATGCTGCCGACGACTGTGTATACGCGAACCTTTCAGCTCCGATCCGCCTTACCACCGCATTTGTCGAACGGCTCAAGCGGCGGCCCGAAACAGCGATCGTGAATGTGACGAGCGGCCTCGCCATCGCTCCGGCGGCGCGCCAGCCGGTCTATTGCGCGACAAAGGCCGGCCTGCGGTTCTACACCCTCGCTCTGCGCGAGCAGCTCAAGGATACGAACATTCGGGTCATCGAGGCGCTCCCGCCAGTCGTCGACACCCAGATGAATGACGGCAATCCGATGAAGAAGATGCCGGTCGAGGACTGCGCCGCAGCAATACTCGATGCGATCGAGAAGGATCGCAAGGAGGCCAACATCGGCATGACAAAGGTGCTGAGGGTTGCAGAGGGGATTTCGCCCGCCTTCGCGCGTTCCGTTACCATCCGATTCTAG
- a CDS encoding acyl-CoA carboxylase subunit beta: MSANIAEMERRRAAAEMGGGQKRIDAQHAKGKLTARERLDVLLDEGSFEELDRFVEHDCVDFGMADQRIPGDGVVTGSGTINGRLVYVFSQDFTVFGGSLSKRHAEKICKVMDTAMKVGAPVIGLNDSGGARIQEGVASLGGYAEVFQRNVLASGVVPQISLIMGPCAGGAVYSPAMTDFIFMVKDSSYMFVTGPDVVKTVTNEVVTQEELGGAITHTTKTSVADVAFENDVETLLATREFFNYLPLSNREDVPELPTGDAWDREERSLDTLIPDNANQPYDMHEVIRKTVDEGSFFEIQPAHAANIICGFGRVEGRTVGVVANQPMVLAGVLDISSSKKAARFVRFCDAFEIPIVTFVDVPGFLPGTSQELGGIIKHGAKLLFAYAEATVPKITIITRKAYGGAYDVMASKHLRGDLNYAWPTAEIAVMGAKGAVEIIFRSEKDDPEKIVERTKEYEDRFANPFVAAQRGYIDEVIYPHSTRKRVALGLRKLRTKQLENPWKKHDNIPL, translated from the coding sequence ATGTCCGCCAATATCGCCGAAATGGAACGCCGCCGCGCCGCCGCCGAAATGGGTGGCGGACAAAAGCGCATCGATGCGCAGCACGCCAAAGGCAAGTTGACAGCGCGCGAGCGGCTCGATGTGTTGCTGGACGAAGGTAGTTTCGAGGAACTCGACCGCTTCGTAGAGCACGACTGCGTCGATTTCGGCATGGCCGACCAAAGGATACCTGGTGATGGCGTCGTTACCGGATCGGGCACGATCAACGGGCGACTAGTCTACGTCTTCAGCCAGGACTTCACCGTTTTCGGCGGCTCGCTGTCGAAACGCCATGCGGAAAAGATATGCAAAGTGATGGACACTGCGATGAAGGTCGGCGCTCCGGTGATCGGCCTCAATGACAGCGGCGGCGCACGCATTCAGGAAGGCGTGGCCTCGCTCGGCGGATATGCCGAGGTCTTCCAGCGCAACGTGCTCGCGAGCGGCGTCGTGCCGCAGATCAGCCTCATCATGGGGCCATGCGCGGGCGGGGCGGTGTATTCGCCGGCGATGACCGATTTCATCTTCATGGTGAAGGATTCGTCCTACATGTTCGTAACCGGGCCGGACGTGGTGAAAACCGTAACCAACGAAGTCGTGACGCAGGAGGAACTGGGCGGCGCGATTACGCATACCACCAAGACGAGCGTTGCCGATGTTGCGTTCGAGAACGACGTCGAGACGCTGCTGGCGACACGCGAATTCTTCAACTACCTGCCGCTCTCCAACCGCGAGGATGTGCCCGAACTTCCTACCGGCGATGCGTGGGACCGCGAAGAACGTTCGCTCGACACGCTCATCCCCGACAATGCAAACCAGCCGTATGACATGCACGAGGTCATTCGGAAGACAGTGGATGAAGGCTCTTTTTTCGAGATTCAGCCCGCCCATGCGGCAAACATCATCTGCGGGTTCGGCCGAGTCGAAGGGCGCACGGTGGGCGTGGTCGCAAACCAGCCGATGGTGCTTGCGGGCGTGCTCGATATCAGCTCGTCGAAAAAAGCCGCGCGCTTCGTGCGGTTCTGCGACGCGTTCGAAATCCCGATCGTCACCTTCGTCGACGTGCCCGGCTTCCTTCCCGGAACGAGCCAGGAACTGGGCGGCATCATCAAACACGGCGCGAAGCTGCTGTTCGCCTATGCCGAGGCGACCGTGCCCAAGATCACGATCATCACCCGCAAAGCCTATGGCGGCGCCTATGACGTGATGGCGTCAAAGCACCTTCGCGGGGACTTGAACTACGCCTGGCCCACCGCCGAGATCGCGGTGATGGGCGCGAAGGGCGCGGTGGAGATCATCTTCCGCTCCGAGAAAGACGATCCGGAGAAAATCGTTGAGCGGACCAAGGAATACGAAGACCGCTTCGCAAACCCATTCGTGGCCGCGCAGCGTGGCTATATCGACGAGGTGATCTACCCGCACTCGACCCGCAAGCGCGTGGCTCTGGGGTTACGCAAGCTGCGGACGAAGCAGCTCGAGAACCCTTGGAAGAAACACGATAACATTCCTTTGTGA
- the mce gene encoding methylmalonyl-CoA epimerase encodes MKLGRLNHIGVATPSIEDSIAHYRDVMGATNIHTPFDLEAQGVKVCFVDTPGENGTNGTQIELIEPLGPDSPLANFLDKNPLGGQHHVCFEVPDIEDARKEFDEMGKRILGPTRIGAHGTPIFFVHPKDMQGMLTEIMETPKDDAHWSN; translated from the coding sequence ATGAAACTAGGCCGTCTTAACCATATCGGCGTCGCCACGCCCTCGATCGAAGACTCGATTGCTCACTATCGCGATGTGATGGGCGCGACCAACATCCACACACCCTTCGATCTCGAAGCGCAGGGGGTGAAAGTTTGCTTTGTAGATACACCCGGCGAAAATGGGACCAACGGCACGCAGATTGAGCTTATCGAGCCGCTGGGTCCAGACAGCCCGCTGGCCAATTTCCTCGACAAGAACCCCTTGGGCGGACAGCATCATGTCTGTTTCGAAGTCCCCGATATCGAGGATGCGCGCAAGGAATTCGATGAGATGGGCAAGCGCATCCTCGGCCCCACGCGGATCGGTGCCCACGGCACGCCGATCTTCTTCGTCCACCCCAAGGACATGCAAGGCATGCTGACCGAGATCATGGAAACGCCGAAAGACGACGCGCACTGGTCAAACTGA
- a CDS encoding enoyl-CoA hydratase-related protein, translating to MSYETIRVDRDGPLTTITLNRPERLNAMPPQMANEIGQVFYDLGDSRAVLITGEGKGFCSGADLSARSSDNPLTGKGGSHEALSNHYNPAISQLIRADVPVICAVNGPAAGVGCSLALAADFTIAGRSAYFLQAFVNIGLVPDGGSTWLLARAIGRARATRMMMLGEKIAAEQAEEWGLIYKCVDDELLMDEARALAAKLANGPTVAYAQMKRNLAIALDGSLQQVMLAEAEGQQLAGATADAKEGGRAFLEKRKAEFRGA from the coding sequence ATGTCCTACGAAACCATCCGCGTCGACCGCGACGGTCCGCTGACCACGATCACCCTCAACCGGCCCGAGCGCCTCAACGCCATGCCCCCACAAATGGCGAATGAGATCGGGCAGGTGTTCTACGATCTCGGAGACAGCCGAGCGGTGCTCATCACGGGCGAGGGCAAGGGTTTCTGCTCGGGCGCGGATTTGTCGGCGCGCAGCTCTGACAATCCGCTCACGGGCAAGGGCGGTAGCCACGAAGCGCTCTCGAACCATTACAACCCGGCGATCAGTCAGCTCATCCGTGCCGACGTGCCCGTGATCTGCGCGGTTAATGGTCCGGCGGCAGGCGTCGGCTGCTCGCTCGCCCTGGCGGCCGATTTCACCATTGCCGGTCGCAGCGCCTATTTCCTGCAAGCCTTCGTCAATATCGGTCTTGTGCCCGACGGCGGCTCGACCTGGCTACTCGCCCGCGCAATCGGTCGCGCCCGCGCGACCCGCATGATGATGCTGGGTGAGAAAATCGCCGCCGAACAGGCCGAGGAATGGGGCCTCATCTACAAATGCGTCGATGACGAGCTGTTGATGGATGAGGCAAGGGCTCTCGCAGCCAAGCTGGCGAACGGCCCGACGGTCGCCTACGCCCAGATGAAGCGCAATCTTGCAATCGCGCTCGACGGTTCGCTTCAGCAGGTAATGCTGGCCGAAGCCGAGGGCCAGCAGCTTGCCGGAGCGACGGCGGATGCGAAGGAAGGCGGACGGGCTTTCCTCGAAAAGCGCAAGGCGGAATTCAGGGGCGCGTGA